TCTCATGATGACCAAACTTCGCATATCAACTACCAAATTTCTATACCCAAAACTGGTTCCCCTCTCAGTCAACCATACACCGGCCTCTTTACTTGTTTCATAATCAGCAGTTTCTACCCCTCTTGTTTTTAAAACTTTCAAAACACTATATTTCATATCTTCAGGATGCATAAACTGCCCCTTTTTAATGTTTACAATTTTATCTGTTTTTGCAGCCGCTACAAGCAGATCCGTTTGGCGACATAAAAAGGCTGGGATCTGAATCACATCGGCCACCTCAGCCACTGCCTCTACCTGATAGCTCTCATGCACATCTGTTAGGATCTTATATCCAAAATCGGCCTTGATTTTGGCTAACATCTCTAGCCCCTTTTCCAGACCTGGCCCCCGATAGCTATCAAGACTTGTTCTGTTGGCCTTATCGAAACTGGCTTTAAAATAAAAATCAATCTGCTTTGATTTATGATATTTTTTCAAATCTGCTGCAATGATCTCCAGCTGCTCCTGACTCTCTATAACGCACGGTCCCGCTATCAAAATCATGTAAACACCCTTTTAAAATCAATTGAAGCTTCACACCCATTCCACTGCATATCCACTTTCCCTTCCTTCTCAAAATATCCCAAAAG
This region of Nitratiruptor sp. YY08-10 genomic DNA includes:
- the kdsA gene encoding 3-deoxy-8-phosphooctulonate synthase — encoded protein: MILIAGPCVIESQEQLEIIAADLKKYHKSKQIDFYFKASFDKANRTSLDSYRGPGLEKGLEMLAKIKADFGYKILTDVHESYQVEAVAEVADVIQIPAFLCRQTDLLVAAAKTDKIVNIKKGQFMHPEDMKYSVLKVLKTRGVETADYETSKEAGVWLTERGTSFGYRNLVVDMRSLVIMRDFAPVIFDATHAVQMPGGAGGKSSGNKEFVAPLSRAAAAVGVDGFFFETHYDPSCALSDGPNMVTPNELEAIVDDIFKIQRALHV